In Spinacia oleracea cultivar Varoflay chromosome 5, BTI_SOV_V1, whole genome shotgun sequence, a single window of DNA contains:
- the LOC110794451 gene encoding alpha-L-arabinofuranosidase 1, protein MASSSTFFLLLGILMVIRVCGSANDHPSTSIAVDISEPRQIPPTFLGIFFEEINHAGAGGLWAELVSNRGFEAGGRHAPSMINPWGAIGDEEAISIVTEMSSCFKNNPVALRMDILCDPSTCPPGGVGIYNPGYWGMNIEQGNTYKVVFYIKSTGPLDSVVSLVTEDGTQVLSFRRVTADAAKLKDWTKLEIALQARASYNNARFQFTTTQKGTIWLDQVSVMPNNTYKGHGFRNDLMQMLLNLKPRFLRFPGGCYVEGTYLRNAFRWKETVGPWEERPGHFGDVWGYWSDDGLGYLEYLQLAEDLDAEPVWVVNNGISFYDQVDIRLIGPFVQEMLDSVEFARGSPNTTWGSLRAKLGHPKPFNLKYIAVGNEECGFKNYIGNYLKFYKALKKNYPDIKVISNCDATWRPLDHPADLYDFHKYTNISGMLGLTHLFEKMRRDDPHAPKAFVSEYAVTYPEEKMMNGTFGGALAEAAFLLSLEQNSDVVEMVSYAPIFDNLNDRRWNPDAIFFNADKAYGIASYWVQTFFRESSGASLLKVNFPNHTLPNTHLTAISRTNSIDQKDYITVKVVNYNNITVTLKLSVVGVDPNSVRLQSKTVLTCDDLDADNTLDFPTKVVPVSSLIPSEVGKHKVLVVEPFSFSAFNITLV, encoded by the exons ATGGCTTCTTCGTCTACATTTTTTCTTTTACTCGGAATCTTAATGGTGATCCGAGTTTGCGGCTCGGCTAACGATCATCCATCAACGTCCATTGCCGTTGATATTTCGGAACCACGACAAATACCTCCTACATTTTTGGGCATATTTTTTGAG GAGATAAATCATGCTGGGGCTGGTGGTTTGTGGGCGGAGCTTGTGAGTAATAGAG GATTCGAAGCTGGAGGTCGACATGCACCGTCGATGATTAATCCATGGGGTGCAATTGGAGACGAAGAAGCAATATCAATAGTAACAGAGATGTCTTCGTGCTTCAAAAACAACCCAGTGGCGCTTCGGATGGACATACTCTGTGACCCCTCTACTTGTCCTCCTGGAGGAGTTGGAATCTATAATCCCGGCTATTGGGGAAtg AATATTGAACAAGGAAACACTTACAAAGTGGTGTTCTACATTAAATCAACCGGACCACTTGACAGTGTTGTGTCACTGGTTACTGAAGATGGCACACAAGTTCTTTCCTTCCGGCGGGTAAC GGCTGATGCTGCGAAACTTAAGGATTGGACAAAATTGGAGATTGCATTACAAGCTAGAGCATCGTATAACAATGCTAGATTTCAGTTTACTACAACCCAAAAAGGAACAATTTGGCTGGATCAAGTATCGGTTATGCCTAATAACACGTATAAG GGTCATGGTTTTCGAAATGATTTGATGCAAATGCTTCTCAATTTGAAGCCGAGGTTCCTTAGATTTCCTG GTGGGTGTTACGTTGAAGGCACTTATCTAAGAAATGCGTTTAGATGGAAGGAAACCGTCGGTCCATGGGAAGAAAGGCCCGGCCATTTTGGCGATGTTTGGGGCTACTGGAGTGATGACGGACTTGGTTATCTTGAGTATCTTCAG CTCGCAGAAGATCTAGACGCTGAGCCTGTTTGGGTTGTTAACAACG GAATTAGTTTTTATGATCAAGTTGATATCCGCCTGATAGGCCCTTTTGTACAG GAGATGTTGGATAGCGTTGAATTTGCTCGAGGTAGCCCGAATACAACATGGGGTTCCCTTCGTGCAAAGTTGGGACACCCTAAGCCATTCAACCTGAAATACATTGCCGTTGGTAATGAGGAATGCGGCTTTAAGAACTATATAG GAAATTACCTCAAGTTCTATAAAGCCTTGAAGAAAAACTACCCAGATATAAAAGTCATCTCAAATTGTGATGCAACATGGAGGCCCTTAGATCACCCTGCCGATTTATATGATTTTCAC AAATACACGAATATTTCGGGCATGCTTGGTCTAACTCATTTATTTGAGAAGATGAGAAGGGATGATCCTCACGCACCAAAG GCTTTTGTTAGCGAGTATGCTGTGACATACCCCGAAGAAAAAATGATGAATGGAACATTTGGGGGAGCACTAGCAGAAGCTGCTTTCCTGCTTTCACTAGAGCAGAACAG TGATGTTGTCGAAATGGTGAGCTACGCCCCAATTTTCGATAATCTGAACGACAGAAG GTGGAATCCAGACGCGATTTTCTTCAATGCTGATAAAGCATATGGAATCGCCAGCTACTGGGTTCAGACCTTCTTCAGAGAATCAAGTGGAGCATCTCTATTGAAGGTTAATTTTCCCAACCATACGCTCCCCAACACGCACCTAACTGCAATTAGTCGGACTAACTCCATAGACCAAAAGGATTACATCACAGTCAAG GTTGTAAACTACAATAACATAACCGTGACTCTGAAGTTATCCGTCGTCGGGGTTGATCCGAATTCAGTTCGACTCCAGAGCAAAACCGTGCTCACTTGCGACGATTTGGACGCGGACAATACCTTGGATTTTCCCACCAAG gtcGTGCCCGTCTCGAGTTTGATCCCGAGTGAAGTTGGGAAACATAAGGTTCTGGTGGTGGAACCGTTTTCATTCTCTGCCTTTAATATAACTTTAGTTTAA